TGGTCTAAACTCAAGGGAGTCAGAACGTAACCGAAACACACAAACATAACAATCACTTCCTAACTAGAAGCAACAAGCTAAACAACTCTAACTATGCAACATCGACTATAAATACACATTCTCAGCTATaaattttcaaaaccaattataacTTTTTTATCAAATACACCAAAAGATGCATTGTTATAACAACAGAAGCATTGGGCTTTCGTAAAAATCTATCATATTTGAAACTAAAATGTTTCATATCTTGATCGAGTTGCATTTGTTGTAACCGTTGCTCTATATAAAATGTAAAATTATATATAGGTTCAACTTTTCAAACTTAATTAACCTTTCTAACTATGTCGAGtaaaaaaaaggtaaaaaaaaatctCAAACGATCATGAGTGCATTTTCAACTTTTAATGCAATAAATAGTTTACCAAAACTGAAGACACATTCAAGAGTCCTTATACCGAGTATATATAAGTCATAAATAGAATTAAAATAGCTTTGCGATTGATAATCTAACATGATAGATTATAACATTTAAATTTACTACAGTACTTAGAACTAATTCCAAACTTTGATGTTACACGTCACACTAaaaatcatcataatcataatttcatatatttataaaaactttaaatgagatattaatattaattaattaaaaattatacaAATAAAATTCCTCCTAATTAATTCCAGGCCGATGCCACCGTGAGTGTCCGTCCCATCCATCCCAAACTTATCCCACCACCTTCTTCCTTCACCGTAAAACCCGGATTGCCACGTGTTACCGAGTTCACTTTCGTAAGCAACGATTCAACGCTGAGTTGACTCATCTTAAACCCAGCCATACTCATCCGGGCCCTCCATTTCCCAAACACTTCACATCTTTCAACCCTGTCTCTCCCTTCACACGCGACCGAGTTCATTATTTTACGACTCAGTCCCTCCTCTAATTTGACTCGGTACATATTTTCCCTCCCGATTGTGGCATCCAACGATTCAATCAACGCACCATAATACCCACACGCTTGACTCACGCGTGTCTCAAACGACGCCGTATTCATGTTCAATTCTTGCTCCACAACCGTCACTAAATCCGGTGACAAACCCTTCACGCGCCGTAACACCTCGTCTCTTAAATTCTCCGTCGTCACACTCTCATCGGGCAACTTATACAATTTGAAACAAAAATTCACCACCAAAACCTCACCACTTTCTACCATTAACGACGTCGTATTGACCTCCGAtattttcaaatttaaaatatTGAAACTAAACATAACTCCCAATTTATTAGCAAGACTTTGTAAACCTTCACCAACATGCTTCAAATTTTCAATACCCCCATTACCAAAATCTTGAAAAGTTGTAAGCTTTATCGTAAAAGGTGTCCCATTTTCACCTTCACAACCCTCACGCGCTTCACGCGCCGCTGCAACCTCACGCAACAAGTTGACATACTGCAAACCTTGACCAATATCAAAATCCACTATATGAATCTTTTTCCCAGCTTCAAGTATAGTAGCATTTGCCGCCATAAAACCAAGTTTAAAACAAGGTGATTTATCATACAAAAGTTGCGTTGACAAAATGTGATCTTTTCCGTACAACTCCGACACGGTGGTTGCACCTAGTTGCATCCGTGATCGGAGTGCAGCCGTCATGTAATAACTCAACCGTTGTTCAGGTGTCCCACGCGCGTTTGAAACATGGTTTAAGCGCGTGAGAATTTCATTCGCAACTTCTGTTTTTCCTTCTGATAATGCTCCGGCAGCTTCAGATAACAACTGTTTTGAACAAACCAACATCGCTGGCGACGCAGAAGATGACGCACACGACGACGAAGATGACGACGTTGGCGACGGAGACACAATGTTTTCCGGTTTAGTCGCCACCGGAGGTGATAATATATTTTGAATTGTTTCCGACCACTCGCTATTTGTCACGCCGGAAACGTCGTTTTCTCCGTCGTCTTCATCGTCTAATAAAAGCTGTTTTTCTAATTCTTGTAGTTGCTTCATCATTTTGCCTTCAGTTTCTTGCTTTTGAGACAATTGTGGTAACGAATAACGGTTGAAATTTAATTTATGTACATTTAACGGATGATGAATTTGTTGTTGATGTAGAAGTGGAACACCGTACCTAGGAATAGTCGAAAAAGATGACGTCATGTTGGAAAGGGATGAAACTTCAGGTGCGGTTGAAAAATccattatattattatgattattaatagaaGGTTTTTGCTTTACGTTTCGTAAGTAAAACGCagcttgttgttgtaattgttgatgGTGTTGGAATTCAGCTAGTGATCTTTTTCCGATCAAGTCAGGTTGCCGGGAAGACTGGTCGACGACGATTCCGGCGAGTGGTGACCGGTAGTTATGGTTTAAGTTCATCATGGGGATGGATCTTGGAGTTATGTTATTGTTGGTGTTGAGGTTGAAGTAATCTGGGTGACCGCCAGGATAACCTGAAGACATGGTGGCCGGCCGGCGAGAAAGCTAATTAAaaaagtaattaattaatttaattaattaattaaatgggaACAGATTATTAGGAGAAAAATGTTGGGTAGTGAGAAAGAGTGAAAGTAGGAATTTTTGGAAATAAGAGAGGGTTTCGTGAAAGCAAAATTAGATTGATTCTGGATTTTGATTAACATTGAAATTGAGATATTGGTGGggggttttagagagagaaagtagttatagaaagagagagagaaagagagaacaaATGTATTGGGTTTCCAACTGGCCTATGGTTGCTTTCTTTTGGTGACAAAAGCTAGTTCATTAACTATTAACTATACTTGTAATGTACTATCATCTAATTCTTTCAAATTTCAAAGATGTTAAGTTAACGGGTCTTGTAACCGGTCATACGTGAGTTCGGGTAAATGATGTTCATTAGAAAAAGGAGGTTTTTTTTGTAAGTTCAAAAATGGCGGTGTGAATCACCTTTCGGCGGATACTTTCACGGGTGATGGGACTAGAGTCGGTGGTGCTTTTCGTTCAAGACTAGTACGGACAATGGCGT
This genomic window from Rutidosis leptorrhynchoides isolate AG116_Rl617_1_P2 chromosome 2, CSIRO_AGI_Rlap_v1, whole genome shotgun sequence contains:
- the LOC139893373 gene encoding scarecrow-like protein 8 produces the protein MSSGYPGGHPDYFNLNTNNNITPRSIPMMNLNHNYRSPLAGIVVDQSSRQPDLIGKRSLAEFQHHQQLQQQAAFYLRNVKQKPSINNHNNIMDFSTAPEVSSLSNMTSSFSTIPRYGVPLLHQQQIHHPLNVHKLNFNRYSLPQLSQKQETEGKMMKQLQELEKQLLLDDEDDGENDVSGVTNSEWSETIQNILSPPVATKPENIVSPSPTSSSSSSCASSSASPAMLVCSKQLLSEAAGALSEGKTEVANEILTRLNHVSNARGTPEQRLSYYMTAALRSRMQLGATTVSELYGKDHILSTQLLYDKSPCFKLGFMAANATILEAGKKIHIVDFDIGQGLQYVNLLREVAAAREAREGCEGENGTPFTIKLTTFQDFGNGGIENLKHVGEGLQSLANKLGVMFSFNILNLKISEVNTTSLMVESGEVLVVNFCFKLYKLPDESVTTENLRDEVLRRVKGLSPDLVTVVEQELNMNTASFETRVSQACGYYGALIESLDATIGRENMYRVKLEEGLSRKIMNSVACEGRDRVERCEVFGKWRARMSMAGFKMSQLSVESLLTKVNSVTRGNPGFTVKEEGGGISLGWMGRTLTVASAWN